The genomic interval GTGAACCGGGCCATCGAGGAGGTGGGCTTCACCATGGTGCAACTGCATGGCACCGAGCCGCCCGAATGGTGCGCCGAGATCGACGCGCCGGTGATCAAGGCCATCCACGTGGTGCACGACGCATCGGCCGAGCAGCTGCGGACATTCATGGAGCCCTACCGCCCGTGGGTGACCTATTTTCTGCTCGACACGCACAAGACGAACCTATGGGGTGGAACAGGGGAGTCGTTCAACTGGCGGCTGGCGCGCGAGCTGTCGGCCGATTATCCGATCCTGCTGGCCGGCGGGATCGGGGCCCACAACCTGGAGGAGGCCGTCCGCACGATGCGTCCGCTGGGCGTGGACCTGTCGAGCAGCGTCGAGGCCGCCCCGGGCAAGAAGGATTTCGACAAGCTGGCCCGCTTTTTCGAGGTGTTTCACGCGCTGCGCAAACAACTGGAAGCGGAGGCTGCTGAGTGAAGCCGGAAGGGGAAAAAAAGACCGGGATTCGAGCGTGTCCGACCGCCTCGGATCATCTCATCGCCCCGCCACGAGGGAGGCCCCATAGGCTGAACGAGCTACCGTAAAATTCCTGCAGGGGACGCAGACCATGCCGACCGCCGAAACCGAACTGCTGACCTACGACGCGCCGGACGCTACCGGACACTTCGGCCCCTACGGGGGGGCGTTCGTGCCTGAAACCCTGGTGCCGGCGCTGGAAGCGCTGAAAGCAGCCTATGCCGAGGCGCGTCAGGATCCGGGCTTCTGGGAGGAATACCACGCCCTGCTCCGGGAATATGTGGGCCGGCCCACGCCGCTCACGTTCGCACCGCGCCTCAGCGAAGCGCTGGGCGGGCTGCAGATCTACCTGAAGCGGGAGGACCTGTGCCACACGGGCGCCCACAAGATCAACAACACGATCGGCCAGATCCTGCTGGCCCGGCGCATGGGCAAGACCCGGATCATCGCCGAGACGGGCGCCGGACAGCACGGCGTGGCGACGGCCACGGTGTGCGCCCGTTTCGGGATGCAGTGTGTCGTGTACATGGGCGCCGAGGATGTGGAGCGCCAGCACCTGAACGTGTTGCGCATGCAGCTGCTGGGCGCCGAGGTGCGGCCCGTCGAGAGCGGGAGCCGCACGCTCAAAGACGCCACGAACGAGGCCATCCGTGACTGGGTGACGAACGTTCACGATACGTTCTACCTGATCGGCTCGGTGGTGGGACCGCACCCGTACCCGATGCTCGTGCGCGACTTTCAGCGTGTGATCGGCGACGAGGTGCGGCGGCAACTGGCCGAACGCATCGGCCGCGAGACGCCCGACGCACTGGTGGCCTGCGTGGGCGGCGGCTCGAACGCTATGGGCTTGTTCTACCCGTTCCTGAACGACCGGCACGTGCGCATGTACGGCGTGGAGGCGGCCGGCGAGGGGCTTGACCGTCGTCATGCTGCCACGCTCACCTGCGGGCGGCCCGGCATCCTGCATGGCGCCATGAGCTATCTGCTGCAGGACGACGACGGTCAGGTGCAGCTGGCCCATTCCATCTCGGCGGGGCTGGATTACCCGGGGGTGGGTCCCGAGCATGCCTACCTGAAGGATCTGGGGCGCGTCACCTACGTGACGGCCACCGACGAGGAGGCGCTGGAAGGCGTGCGGCTGCTGGCCCGTACCGAGGGAATCATTCCGGCGCTGGAAACGGCGCACGCCATCGCGTTTTTGCCCCGCCTGGCCCGCGAGCTGGGACCGGACGCCGTCGTGGTGGTCAACCTGTCCGGCCGCGGCGACAAAGACATGGGCACCATTGCACGATTCCGAATTGTTTGATAACCGTATTGTTGTAGGGGCACGGCATGCCATTGTAGGGGCACGGCATGCCATTGTAGGGGCACGGCATGCCGTGCCCCTACAATCGAACAAATACAAAAATCACGCAAACACGAACAACGCGGTACGGTTGGCACGCCGACCGGCCCGTTACCGGCCATGCCGTCGCGATACGACCCTGAACGGCATCACCGGCGTTCGATCCGGCTGCAGGGGTATCCCTATACCCGGCCCGGAATCTATTTTCTCACCATCTGCACGTATCGGCGCATCTGCCTGTTCGGGCAGGTGCACAACGGCCGACTGGTACACAACCGTTTCGGCGAGGTGGCCGTCGCCTGCTGGCGTGAGATCCCGGTGCATTTTCCCCACGTCCGACTGGACGCATTCGTGGTAATGCCCAACCACGTACACGGGCTTCTGATCATTCCGGATCGAATTCCGGAGCCGGTGCCGGAGCAGGAGGAACGCTTTGGCCGACCGGTGGCCGGTTCGATCCCGACGATCGTGCGTTCTTACAAGGCGGCGGTAACGGCTCGAATCAATCGGCTGCGTCGAACGCCGGGGACTCCTGTCTGGCAACGCAACTATTACGAACACATTGTGCGGAACAGGCGAGCGCTGGAGGCCATTCGCCGTTACATTGCAGAGAATCCCGCACGCTGGCAACAGGATCGGTATTTCATCAGCTGACGACAGAACAGAAACATGATCGACCGCCTGCAATCGATGTTTGCAACGTTGCGGGCCCGTGGTGAAAAGGCCATGGGCCTGTTTCTGACGAACGGGTTTCCGGATCCGGAGAGCACCCGCCCGTTGCTGGAGGTCATCGACGAGGCCGGCGCGGATTTCATCGAGCTGGGCATGCCCTTCAGCGATCCGCTGGCCGAAGGCGTGCCGATCCAGCGTGCCAGCGAGCGGGCACTCCGCCACGGCGTGCGCCTGACCGACGCCTTCCGCACGGCCGAATGGTTTCGGGCGCGGAGCCAGACGCCGCTGCTGCTCATGGGCTACGTCAACCCGATCTATCGCTACGGCTACCGGGCCTTCTGCCGCGATGCGGCACAGGCGGGCGTGGACGGATTGATCCTGGCCGATCTGCCGCCGGAAGAAAGCGCGGAACTGGACGAAGCCGCCCGCGAGGCGGGACTGGCCATGGTCTATCTGATCGCCCCGAACACGCCGGACGAGCGCATCCGGGCGATCGACGAGCGCGCCACCGGCTTCGTCTATGCTGTGTCGGTGACCGGACTGACCGGAAGCCAGTTGCCCGATCATGCGGCCGTCGAGGCCTACCTGCAGCGGGCCCGCCGCCAGATCCAGCAAAATCCGTTGCTCGTGGGCTTTGGCATCAAATCGCACGAAGACGCCCGGCGCCTGAGCTGCCACACGGACGGCTTCATCGTGGGTTCGGCGCTGATCCGACTGGTCGAGCGGCTCTGGGACGATCCGGCGCTTACGCCGGAGGAGCGGCTGGCGTCCGTGCGCCGGTTCGTGCATGCGCTGAAGTACGGCACGCCGGTCCAGGTGGGCACCTGAGCCATGCGGCAACGTTCCACGCGCGTAACGCTCACCCGACGCGAGATCGTCATGCCCCGGCGCCCTGCTTTATTTTTCGGAATCACATGCCTGTCGTTTCTGCTCGGCTGCGGCAACGTGGACTACCGGCCGCTTGCCATCGGCGAAAACGGCGAGATTCAGGTGGTGATCGACTCGACGCTGTGGACCGGACCCGTTGGCGAGGCGCTGCGCATGGCGCTGGGCTACTACGTGCAGACGCTGCCCAATCCGGAGCCGTTTTTCCAATTGCGTCCCATTGAACCGCGCACTCAGGACGATCTGGATCGCGTCAAGAAGTTCAAAAACGTACTGTTCGTGGCCGCCCTGCGCGATTCGAGTCAGATCTCGCGGCTTGTGCAGCAGGCCTTTTCACCCGAAGCGCTGCAGACCGTTCGAATGGGAGCGCCCGCCGTCGTACCTCGACGCGATCTGTGGCGACGGCGCCAGCTCGTCTATTTCATCGTCGCCGAGACCGACTCGCAACTGGTCGAGGCGATCCGCCGGGCCACGCCGAAATTGCGGGAAGACTTCGACGCGATCGCCCGCGAGCGGCTGGCCATCGAGATGTTCGAAAAGGGCCGCCAGTTCGACATCGAAGACACGCTCATGGCCCACCACGGCTTTGCCGTGAACGTGCAGCACGATTACGTGCTGGTGTTCGACACGACGCGTTTCGTCTGGCTGCGGCGTGTATTGCCCGACACCTGGCGGAGCCTGTTTGTCTATTACGAAGAAAACGCCGATCCGGCGAAGCTGACGCCCGAATGGATCTATGCCACGCGTGACTCACTCACGCGCCGCTACCTGCAGGGCAATGCCGGAGGCTTCGTGCAGATCGACTACCGCCAGCCACTCGAGACGCGCCAGATCGATTTTCTGGGACGTTACGGCTACGAGACGCGCGGGCTCTGGCACATGGTGACCGAGCTGGACGACGGGCGACTGTTTCCGGCCGGCATGGGCGGCCCGTTCGTCAACTACACCTTCTACGATCAGAAGAGCGGACGCATTTACATGATCGACGGGATGGTGTTCGCGCCCGGTTTTGAAAAGCGCGAGTTTCTGCGCCAGATGGAAGTCATTGCCTATACGTTTCGGACGCGCGAGGACGTGGCGTCCGAAACACCCGCTTCTCCGTAGTCAACAACCCTAAACCAGACGTTGCCCTATGTCCACCGAAACGGCTACGCTGACCCGAACGGAACGGCCTGACGAACAGCCCCGTCGCGTGTTGCGGCTGGGTCTGCCCAAGGGAAGTCTGCAGCAGGCCACGCTGGAGCTGCTCGAAAAAGCTGGGTTCAAGTTCAGCGTCAGCGAGCGCTCCTACTTTCCCTCGACCGACGATGAGGAGCTGAGCGCCATGCTCGTGCGCGCTCAGGAAATGGCCCGTTACGTCGAAGACGGCGTTTTCGACGCCGGCATTACGGGAAAGGACTGGGTGATGGAGACCGGCGCCGACGTGGTCACGGTGGCCGACCTCATCTACTCGAAGCAGAGCATGCGGCCGGTGCGCTGGGTGCTGGCCGTGGCCGAGGACTCCGACATCCGCTCGGTGCAGGACCTGCAGGGCAAGCGCATCGCCACCGAGGTGGTCAACCTGACCCGGCGCTGGCTGGCCGAGCGGGGCGTGGAGGCCGAGGTGGAGTTTTCCTGGGGGGCCACCGAGGCCAAGTGCCCGGAGCTGGTGGATGCCATCGTCGAGGTGACCGAGACGGGCGCTTCGCTGCGGGCCAACCGGCTGCGCATTCTGGAGGTGCTCATGGAGTCGAACACGCAGCTCATCGCCAACAAGCAGGCCTGGCAGGACCCCTGGAAGCGTCGCAAGATCGAAAACATCGCGATGCTGATGGAGGGGGCCATCCGGGCCGAAAGCCGGGTGGGCCTGAAGATGAATGCCCGCAAGGACGATGTGGAGAAGATCGTCCGAATGCTTCCCGCTATGCGGCGGCCGACGATCTCGCCGCTGGCGGCCGATGGCGAGGAGTGGGTGGCCATCGAAACGATCATCGAAGAAAAAGAAGTGCGCCGGCTGATCCCCGAACTCAAACGCGCCGGCGCCGAGGGCATCATCGAATACCCGCTCAACAAGGTGATTCCCTGAGCCCTTTCGCGGAATAGACCCTGTTCGGCGGCGGGTTGCTCCGGCGGCCCGCCGCTGTTTTTTTGGGAAGATGCCGGCGTGATATGGGATCGCTGATTTACTGGTGCATGAGGAGGCCACACCCCGTGTGGCGGACGTGATCCGGCGGGTATGATCGGGCGGACACAGGGGTCCGCCCCTACGGGATAGGGAAAACGCCAAGGATCTGTAGGGGCGCACCGCAGTGTGCGCCCGTGCTTTCTCACATGCACTATGATTTCCCGGAAATCATATGACGCACACCAGGAGCGTCGTTGCAATTTGCTCAGTGTATTGAGTAAATTTACTCAGCACATTGAGTAAATTGTATCTGGCAACGTCGGAAGTTTATCCGCTTCCTGCTTACCGGCGTTCGCACTATGTGGAGTTGCTGCGGCGGTTGAAGGAGCCCCGTCAAGTAGCCGGACCGCGTCAGGTAGGGAAGACCACGCTGGTGCAGCAGGTGCTGGCGGCACTGTCCCTACCTGCCATCTATGCCAGTGCCGACGAACCGACACTCAAGGGGCCGGAATGGGTGGCGGTGCAGTGGGAGCGTCAGTACGAGGTCGATTTTGTGGTGCAGGCGGAACTGGAAGCGTATTTTGCCATGGAAGCGAAGGGTTCGTAGGCGGTATCTTCGAGCAGACACCATGGCCTGCTCCTGCAATCTCTGATTTTCATGCGAAGGACAAATCGTATGGCAATTGGTCTGCTGGCGGCCGGGTTGCTGCTGGCCGGCTGTGGCGGAACGCGATCCGAAACGACGGCGGTCGATAGCACGCTGGTGAACGTGCTCGTCGAGCTGCACCTGCTTTCGGCCCGGCAGGCCGTGGTGGGCGACGTGACGCCCGCCTTTCGCGATTCGGTACTGGCCCGTTACGGACTGGATTCGGCCACGGTGGCCCGTCGGCTGCAGCACTACGCACGCGATCCCGAAGCTTTTCGTCAGCTCTATCAGCAGATCCAGGAGCGGCTGATGCTGGAGCACTACGGCAGCGAGGCCACGCCACGGTGAGCCGCTGCTACAGGTCGGGGGAATTCCGACGTCCGGATCGCTTCAGACACACGTCGCAGGCGTTGCACCGCTCGGGCGCCGATTCGCCGAAGTAGGTCAGCAGAAAGTGGCGGCGGCAGCTCGTGGTGCGGGCGTAGCGGACGAGTGCTTCCAGGCGCGCTTCGGCCTGCTCGCGGGCCTGCCGCAGCAGGCGGTCGTCGATGCTCAGGCGCTGAGGGCGGGCGATTTTGAGGCGGACCAGGCGGGCGCGGTCGGACGAGAGCCAGTCGAGCAACGCACGCTCCCGCAGAAAATCCAGGCCGCGCAGCAGCCGCTCGCGTTCCACCCCGGTGCGGCGGCTCAGCCGGCGCAGGCTGACCGGCCACCAGGTGGAAAAGGCGTCGGCCGGGATCGCACGCAGCAGCGCTTCGACGAAGCGGGCCAGCCGCGGGTTGTTCGTGGCTGCCGCAAAGCGCCGAAAGTCGTTCGGCGTCCCCCGAAGGCGCAGCAGCACGTAGTGGGCGGGCAGCCAGATCGGCTCCCAGACTTCCTGGCGCGTGAGCAGCTCCAGCGTGTGGCGCACGGCACCCGGCGGGACGCCCACGATGCAGGCGATACGTTCGGCGTCGAACAGCACGGGATGGTTCGGGCGGGTGCCCACGGGCACCTGGGCCAGGCTGCAGGCCACCTCGTAGATGCGGGCCACCACGTCGCGCGCCGGATAGCTCAGGGCGATCAACTGGCGCTGCAGGTCGATGTCTTTCTCCTGAAAGAGCAGCACGGCGTAGGCTTTCCGACCGTCGCGTCCGGCCCGACCGGCCTCCTGGTAGTAGGCTTCGAGCGATGGGGGGAGTTCGGCGTGCAGAACGAAGCGGACGTCCGCCCGGTCGATGCCCATGCCGAAGGCGCTGGTGGCGGCTACCACGCGGGCCTGTCCCTCCCGCCAGGCCCGGGAGGCGGCCGCCCGGTCGGCCGCCGACAGTCCGCCATGGTAGCAGACCGCCTCGACGCCCAGCCGCCGTAGCGTCTCGGTCCAGCGTTCGGCGCTTCGCCGCGTGGCGCAGTACAGGATGCCCGGGCCGGGCACGCCCCGGAGTACGGCCCGGACGCGTTCCGCTTTGGCGGCGGTTTCGAACACGGACCAGACCAGGTTGGGCCGGTCGAAGCCGCGCACGATGATCCGGGGGGTGCGCAGCGCCAGTTTTTCGACGATGTCCTGGCGCACGCGCGGGGTGGCCGTGGCCGTGAGTGCCAGCAGCGGGGGATCGCCCAGTTGCCGACGGGCCTCGGGCAGATGCAGGTAGGCAGGACGGAATTGTGGCCCCCATTCGCTGACGCAGTGCGCTTCGTCGACGGCCAGCAGCGCCACGCGCAGCCGTCCGGCCCGTGCTTCGAAACGGGCGGTGGTGAGCTGTTCAGGGGTTACATAAAGCAAACGGTAGGCGCCGTGCTCCGCATCGATCCAGCACTGCTCGGCCGCGTGCGGCGCGAGTTGCCCGTGCAGAAAGGCGGCCGGGATGCCCCGCGCCCGGAGGCGGGCCACCTGGTCTTCGATGAGCGCAAGCAGCGGCGAAACGACCAGCGTCAGGCCGTCCAGCAGCAGGGCCGGGAGCTGATAGCAGACCGACTTCCCGCCGCCGGTCGGCAGCACGGCCAGCACGTCCTGTCCCTGCAGCACCGCCTGGATGATTTCCCACTGGCCCGGACGAAAATCGTCGTGTCGCCAGTAGCGGCGGAGCAGCGCGCGGGCGGTCTCGTACCGATCGGCCGCTGCATCGCTCATGGCCTCAGTAGCTTTCCGGATCGGAAGCCGTGTCCTGAATCAGGGTGACCCCTGCACTGGTGCCAAGCCGGTTGGCCCCGGCGGCCACCAGCGCTTCGGCCTGCGCGCGCGTGCGGATTCCGCCCGACGCCTTCACGCCCATCCGGTCGCCCACCACCCGACGCATCAGCGCAACGTCTTCGACGGTGGCACCTCCGCCGGCAAAGCCCGTGGACGTTTTCACGAAATCGGCGCCGGCCTCCAGCGCCAGTCGGCAGGCGGTTTCTTTTTCCGCATCGGTCAGCAGGGCCGTTTCCAGAATCACTTTCACCAGAATCCGATCGCGTCCTGCCGGTGGCCTGGCCGCCCGGGCGACGTCCACCACGGCGCGGATGTCTTCCAGCACTTCCTGAAGCCGGCCGCTTTTCAGAAAGCCGATGTTCAGCACCATGTCGAGCTCGGCCGCCCCGTCCCGGATGGCCTGTTCAGCCTCGGCCGCTTTGATGGCCGTGCGGTTGGCCCCGAGCGGGAAGCCCACCACGGTGCAGACGGCCACCGCGCTACCCTGTAGCAGTTCGGCGGCCAGCGGCACGTAACAGGGGTTGACGCAGACCGCTGCAAAGCCGTAGCGGCGCGCCTCGTCGCAGAGCGTGCGGATGCGGGCTTCCGTGGTGTCGGGTTTAAGCGCCGTGTGGTCGATCAGGCGGGCGAGTTCCTGAGGCGTCATGGTCGGTCGGCGGTAGCGGTCCAAACTGGGGCGTGTCGGGCAGGGCCACCTGCACGGCCGGGTAGGCCAGTTCGATACCGCCGTGCCGGCGGAAGGCTTCCAGGATGCTGACCGTCAGCGCGTGCTCGGTGCCCCGACGTTTGCGTGCCTCGCACAGGTAGCGCAGCGTCAGTTGGATGCCGTTCTCCACGATGCGCACGTAGACGAACGGCGTCAGGATGCTGTAATGTACGAGAAATTCCCGGGACATCTGGCGAATTTCTTCGGCCACCTGGCGTTCGACGATGGCCGTCGATTCGCGCGCGAGCGATTCCATGATGTCGCGGGCGGCCTGCCAGTCGCTTCGGAAGGTGACCGTCACCGACAGCTCGTTCCAGATGAAGCGAAAGCCCTGGGTGTAGTTGTAGACCGGATAGAGAAAGACCCAGGCGTTCGGAACGTGCACGAGCCGGCCGGTGCTCTGGTCGGCGTCCACCCAGCCGCCGATTTCCATGAGCGTGGTGCGCATGACGCGGATGTCGATCACGTCGCCGCGCACGCCGTTGATCTCGATGCGGTCGCCCTGCTGGTAGGGGTGGACCAGCACGATCCGAAGCCAGCCGGCCACGCTCAGGAGCGCTTCGCGCAGCGCGATGGCCAGCCCGGCGCCGACGACCGTCAGGATGGCCACCAGTTCGGTCGGGCGGGGCGAAAAGATCACCAGCAGCAGCCCCAGCATGACGACGGCGCCGGTGCGTCGGATCTGGCGGCTGATGCGATAGACGCGGTCCGGATCGTCGATGCGGCGCGTGAGCAGCCGGATGCTCACGCGTACCAGGACGAAGACGATGACCAGGCCGGCCGCCGCCAGGGCGAGCCGGTAGAGCAGGTCCTGTTCCTGAAAGGAAAAAAGCTCGCTCATGAGCGGGCCTCGACTTCCGGCGTCTGCTGCAGGTGGCGGAGCAGGGCCCGGTGGTATTCGCTGATGAGCTGGTGCGGTCGCAGGAAGCCCACGATTTCGCCGCGCTCGTCCAGCACGGGCAGCTCCGGATAGCGCGTCTCCAGGAAGCGGTTGAGGGCGTCTTCGAGCGTGTCGGACAGTCGTACGGCCTCGAAGGGCACCTGTACGTCCTGGGCGACGATGAGCGGGCTGAGCGCGTCGGCCTCGCGCAGCAGCGACTGCAGGTCTTCAAGCAGCACCAGCCCCAGGTAGCGGGGCGGGCGGCCGCTGCCGGGCGCCACGACGGGCAGCACGACTTCCCGCGTGCGCGTGAACACGTCCAGCATCTCGCGCAGCGTATGACCCGGCTCGACCGTGTGGAAGTAAGGCACGCGCTCGACGACCGCCGCCACCGGAATCTGGCGCAGCAGATCGGGCAACAGTTCGGCACGGTGGGCGGGCGAGTCGTTGTGCGTGCGCACCTGTTCCTCGAACAGGCTCCACCGGCGGGCCACCAGGTGGGTGATCACGCCCGCGAAAATCAGCGGCACCAGCAGCGAGTAGCTCCCGGTCATCTCCGAAATCATGATCGTGGCGGCGATGGGCACGTTGGCCGCGCCGCCCACGAACGTCCCCATGCCAATCAACACGTAGGCTTCGGGCTGGGTGATCAGCGTCGGAAACAGCCGGTGCAACCCTTCCCCGTAGAGTCCCCCCAGCATACCGCCGATCACCAGCGACGGGGCGAAGGTGCCGCCCGCGCCCCCCGATCCGATCGTCAGCGAGGTGGCGAAAATTTTCAGCAGGGCCAGCAGCGCCATGAAGCCCAGCGGCAGGTTGCCATCGATGGCCTGCTGCAGCCAGCCGTAGCTCGAGCCCATGATGGCCGGGAAGAAGAAGGCGATCGCGCCGACGAGCAGGCCGCCCAGCGCGGGCTTCAGGGCGGGCGGTAGGGGCATTGGATCGAAGATGCGGCGCTTCGTGCCGTAGAAGACGCGCACGTAAAAAATGCCCACGATGGCGCAGCAGAGCGCGAAGCCGATCAGCGGGAGCAGTTCGAGCGGACTGACGAACTCGAAGCGCGGGGTGACGAAGACGGTCCCGGACCGCTCGATGCTCGTGTAGAGCGAATAGCCGGTGATGCTGGCCACGATGGCGGGCATGAGCGCCTCGCTCTCGATGTCTTCGCGGTAGAGCACCTCGACGGCGAAGAAAGCACCGCCCAGCGGTGAGCGGAAGATGCTGCTCAGACCGGCCGCCATGCCGGCCACCAGAAACAGCCGGCGCTCCCGTTCACTCAGGTGCAACCGCTGGGCCAGCCATGACCCCAGCGTGGCGCCGATCTGGGTGATCGGCCCCTCGCGGCCGGCGCTTCCTCCCGATCCGATCGTCAGCGCCGCAGCCACGATCTTGACCAGCCCGGCGCGAAGGCGCATAAAGCCACGCCCCCGATGAAAGGCCCGGATTACGCTGTCGGTCCCGTGGCCTTCGGCCTCGGGCGCAAGGGTGAAGACGATCCAGCCCGAAAGCAGACCGCCTACCGCGGGGGCGATCAGCAGCAGCCAGCGACGGGCAGGATGGAGTACCTGTTCCAGATCGAAAATGTCGGTGCCGCCTTCGCCTCGGGGGAAGGGCACCGGATACCCGGCCCCTTCGATCAGGATCAGCCGGGTCAGCAGGGTTACCAGCTCGCCGAAGACCAGCGCGGCCAGCGCACCCAGCACGCCGATAATGGCCGAGTAAAACATCCAGCGGCCCGTGATGCGCCAGTCGAAGTTCTGCGTCCAGGCCAGCAATGTGCGCGGATAGAACAGCCGAAAAACCTGGGCCGGATCGACGTGATTACGGCGGGCCATAACCGGCGGATCGTTCGACACTCTCGGTGCTACCGGACCCTGCTTTCAAAAATACATTCCGGAAGTTACCGACATTCGATGCGCAATCGAAACCCTGACGTAATTTTCTTCATTAACCCTGAAGCCTGAAATGATCTTGCCGGAGTGATGGCAGCTCGAAATCTGTCGGATCTGCGCGGACGCCTGCGCAACCGCCGGGCCGGACTCAACCGCCTGATTTTTGGCCTGGCGCTGCTGGGCCTGCTCGACACGACGCACCTCTGGGTGCAGCAGCAGCGCCAGTTCGAAGAAGGCTGCTTCGGCGTGGCGAGCCTGGCACCGCTGGAAAAGGCCTTCGATTGCGCCTCGGTGGTGCAGAGCGCGGCCGGCACGCTGCTGGGCGTCTCGAATACGATCTGGGGCGCACTGTTCTACGCCGCCGTGGCGCTGCTGAGCGCGCTGGCGTTGCTGCGTCCGGCCCTGCACCGGCATCGGTACAAGCTGATCCGGGCTGGACTGCTCGGCGTCGGGTTGCTTTACACGCTCTACCTGCTCTATTATCAGGCATTCGAGCTGGCCACGTTCTGTGCGCTGTGCCTGGTCTCCGCCGGGCTGGTGCTGACGATGGCCGGCCTGCAGGCCTACGAACTGTTCACCTTTCGACCGGCTACTATGGAACGACCGGAACGCATCCGCACCGAACGACTGGCCCTGGGCGGACTGGCGCTGGCCGCGCTGCTGCTCATGGGCGCCGACGTCTACCTGAACGACGCGCTTTCGCCGAAAACCTCGACCACCACGGCCGACGCCGTGACCGAGGCGCAACCGGCCACGCAGACCTGCAGCTTCGATACAGAGCGGCCGCCGGTGCGCTACTTCCGCGACCTGATCATGATGAACGACCCCACGGCGGGCAATCCCGACGCGAAGGTGGTCGTCATCGAATACCTCGATCCCAATTGCCCGCACTGCAAGCACCTGCACCCGATCATGAAGCAGGTAGTGGAAAGCTACGGGCTGCAGGCCTATTTCGTCTTCAAGCCGATCCCGCTCTGGCAGTTTTCCATTCCGCAGGTGGCCGCCTTGTACGCCGCCGCCCGGGAAGGAAAATATGAAGCCATGCTGGAGGCGCAGTTCGCACGTCAGCGCTCGGGCGGACTGACGCTGGAAGAAATCCTCGACATCGCCGAGGAGATCGGCATGGACCGAAATGAGCTGGCCCGGCAGATCAACGAGGGTGTCTTCAACGAATACATGCAACGGCAGAGCCGGCAGGCCAGCATGATCGGCGTGCGGGGCGTTCCCACCGTGCTGATCAACGGCCACTTCGTACCGGGCTACGCCCGTACCGTCGAATGCCTCGGCCAGCTGATCGAACAGCAGGCAAAGGGCTTCTGAGATCAACGCTCGAAATTTCTTCGGTAAGGGGCCGACACAAGGGGCGGCCCTTTTCTTTAAGGCAGTGCAGCAAGGCGG from Rhodothermus marinus carries:
- the trpB gene encoding tryptophan synthase subunit beta → MPTAETELLTYDAPDATGHFGPYGGAFVPETLVPALEALKAAYAEARQDPGFWEEYHALLREYVGRPTPLTFAPRLSEALGGLQIYLKREDLCHTGAHKINNTIGQILLARRMGKTRIIAETGAGQHGVATATVCARFGMQCVVYMGAEDVERQHLNVLRMQLLGAEVRPVESGSRTLKDATNEAIRDWVTNVHDTFYLIGSVVGPHPYPMLVRDFQRVIGDEVRRQLAERIGRETPDALVACVGGGSNAMGLFYPFLNDRHVRMYGVEAAGEGLDRRHAATLTCGRPGILHGAMSYLLQDDDGQVQLAHSISAGLDYPGVGPEHAYLKDLGRVTYVTATDEEALEGVRLLARTEGIIPALETAHAIAFLPRLARELGPDAVVVVNLSGRGDKDMGTIARFRIV
- a CDS encoding phosphoribosylanthranilate isomerase, encoding MLKVKICGITNLEDARYCAAAGADFLGFIQYPESPRYVAPEVAREIIEWIHGPEKVGVFVNATPDAVNRAIEEVGFTMVQLHGTEPPEWCAEIDAPVIKAIHVVHDASAEQLRTFMEPYRPWVTYFLLDTHKTNLWGGTGESFNWRLARELSADYPILLAGGIGAHNLEEAVRTMRPLGVDLSSSVEAAPGKKDFDKLARFFEVFHALRKQLEAEAAE
- a CDS encoding transposase, translating into MPSRYDPERHHRRSIRLQGYPYTRPGIYFLTICTYRRICLFGQVHNGRLVHNRFGEVAVACWREIPVHFPHVRLDAFVVMPNHVHGLLIIPDRIPEPVPEQEERFGRPVAGSIPTIVRSYKAAVTARINRLRRTPGTPVWQRNYYEHIVRNRRALEAIRRYIAENPARWQQDRYFIS
- a CDS encoding ATP-binding protein; the encoded protein is MSKLYLATSEVYPLPAYRRSHYVELLRRLKEPRQVAGPRQVGKTTLVQQVLAALSLPAIYASADEPTLKGPEWVAVQWERQYEVDFVVQAELEAYFAMEAKGS
- the hisG gene encoding ATP phosphoribosyltransferase, producing the protein MSTETATLTRTERPDEQPRRVLRLGLPKGSLQQATLELLEKAGFKFSVSERSYFPSTDDEELSAMLVRAQEMARYVEDGVFDAGITGKDWVMETGADVVTVADLIYSKQSMRPVRWVLAVAEDSDIRSVQDLQGKRIATEVVNLTRRWLAERGVEAEVEFSWGATEAKCPELVDAIVEVTETGASLRANRLRILEVLMESNTQLIANKQAWQDPWKRRKIENIAMLMEGAIRAESRVGLKMNARKDDVEKIVRMLPAMRRPTISPLAADGEEWVAIETIIEEKEVRRLIPELKRAGAEGIIEYPLNKVIP
- the trpA gene encoding tryptophan synthase subunit alpha, coding for MIDRLQSMFATLRARGEKAMGLFLTNGFPDPESTRPLLEVIDEAGADFIELGMPFSDPLAEGVPIQRASERALRHGVRLTDAFRTAEWFRARSQTPLLLMGYVNPIYRYGYRAFCRDAAQAGVDGLILADLPPEESAELDEAAREAGLAMVYLIAPNTPDERIRAIDERATGFVYAVSVTGLTGSQLPDHAAVEAYLQRARRQIQQNPLLVGFGIKSHEDARRLSCHTDGFIVGSALIRLVERLWDDPALTPEERLASVRRFVHALKYGTPVQVGT
- a CDS encoding DUF4296 domain-containing protein gives rise to the protein MAIGLLAAGLLLAGCGGTRSETTAVDSTLVNVLVELHLLSARQAVVGDVTPAFRDSVLARYGLDSATVARRLQHYARDPEAFRQLYQQIQERLMLEHYGSEATPR
- a CDS encoding DUF4837 family protein, with amino-acid sequence MRQRSTRVTLTRREIVMPRRPALFFGITCLSFLLGCGNVDYRPLAIGENGEIQVVIDSTLWTGPVGEALRMALGYYVQTLPNPEPFFQLRPIEPRTQDDLDRVKKFKNVLFVAALRDSSQISRLVQQAFSPEALQTVRMGAPAVVPRRDLWRRRQLVYFIVAETDSQLVEAIRRATPKLREDFDAIARERLAIEMFEKGRQFDIEDTLMAHHGFAVNVQHDYVLVFDTTRFVWLRRVLPDTWRSLFVYYEENADPAKLTPEWIYATRDSLTRRYLQGNAGGFVQIDYRQPLETRQIDFLGRYGYETRGLWHMVTELDDGRLFPAGMGGPFVNYTFYDQKSGRIYMIDGMVFAPGFEKREFLRQMEVIAYTFRTREDVASETPASP